The sequence GCGGACGTGGAGCGGATCCGCGCCCAGGAGCGCTCCCTCGCGGAGCCCGAGGCGGCCGCCCCTGTCGCCGCGGCGGCGCCCGTCGCCCGTGCGCCGGCCGCCGCGCTCCAGACGCCCTGGGACGACGAGCCCACTCGTGCGGTGCCGCTGAAGCCGGCGGGCTCGCCCTGGTTCGTCATGGTGCGCAACAAGCAGGAGGGGCCGCTGGACGAGGGCGCCCTCCGGGAGCTGGTGGCCACCGGTACCGTCAGCGGCCGGAGCTTCTTCTGGCAGCAGGGCATGGCGGACTGGAAGCGCGGCTCGGACATCGCCGAGCTGGCCGGCCTCTTCGCGGCGCCGCCCGCGCCCGAGCCGCCCCCGCCGCCTCCTCCTCCCGTGGAGGAGCCGGCCCCGGCCCCCGCGCCGTCGCGCGCCCAGCGCGGGGCCCCGGCGCGCCGCGAGCCGGAGCCCCAGGCCTTCATGCCGGAGCCCGAGCCGCAGCCGGCTCAGGATGACCAGCAGCCCGAGTGGGACCCGGACCAGGACGCGCCGGAGCGGACCTACTTCGGAGAGCCTGATCCCCGCTCCGAGCCCGAGCCGCGGCCCCAGCAGGGCCGGCGAGGCCAGGCCGCTGCGCCCGCCGCCAGCGCCGCACCGCTCAACGACGACCTGTTCTCCGACCTGGACCTGCCGGGCAACCGGGGCGCCGGTGACGACGACGGCCAGGAGCAGCACGAGGACCCGCTCGCCGCGCTCGGCGGTGGGGACCCGGAAGAGCGCCAGCCGGTGGAGGACACCCGCCACTTCGCGGCGAAGTCCGGCGTGACGCGGCGCAACCCCGCATGGAAGTACGCCGTCGCGGTGCTGCTGCTGCTCATCGTCCCGCTCGGCGGCGCGTACGTGCTGTCGGAGACGCTGGGCGTGGTGCCCCTGCGCGTGAAGACGGTGGACGCCGAGGGCCACCCGGTGGAGCAGCCCATCTTCTCCACGCGCGGCGTGGGCGCGCTGCGCGACAAGCTGCTGGGACGCGAGCCGCCTCCGGCCCCGGCGCCCGCGCCGAAGCCCGCGGCTCCGCCCTCCGAGAAGCGCCCGGCCGCGCAGCCGGAGTCCGCTCCGGCTCCCACGGGCCAGGCGCCCGCGGGCGGTGGGACGCAGACGGGCGCCACGCCGCCTCCGTCCGCCGAGAAGCTCCAGGCCGTCTACGCGGACTCGGGGAAGAAGGACGTGGGCCCCGACGTGCGCAAGGACGCGGAGGTCGCCGCCACGGACTCGGACGACGTGGGTGGGCCCTCGGACGAGGAGGTGGAGCGCGTGGTGGACAAGGCGCAGGACGCCTTCAAGGCCTGCGTGGAGAACGAGCTGCGCAAGAATCCGTCCTTCCGCGTGGGCAAGGTGACGCTGACGGCCACGGTGGGCAGCTCCGGCAAGGTGAAGGCCGCGACGCTCGACAAGAAGGACTTGAACCGCTCCCCCGTGGGCACCTGCATCAAGGACCGTGCGAAGAACATGGTGTTCTCCGCCTTCTCGGGTGACGACGTGGACCTCGAGATTCCGCTCGTCCTCTCCGGGACGTTGTAGTCGCTCCGGACGTGAGCGCCGGGGAGTCAGACGTGGCGCGGGCAGCGACGGGCCGCCTGCCGCGCGCGGTGGTGCTGCTGGGCGTGGTGTCGCTGCTCACCGACGTGAGCAGCGAGATGATTTTTCCCCTCCTGCCCGTGTTCCTCGCGGCGCGCTTCCCGGCGGCGCCGCTGCTGCTGGGCGCCATGGAGGGGCTGTCGGATTTGGTGTCCGCGCTGCTCAAGTACCGCTCCGGCCTGTGGTCGGACCAGGCGCGCCGGCTCAAGCCGCTGGTGCTGGTGGGCTACGGCGTGTCGTCGCTGGCGCGGCCGTTGATGGCCTTCGTCACCCTCGCCTGGCATCCGCTCGTCATCCGCGCGTTGGACCGGGTGGGCAAGGGCGTGCGCAGCAGTCCGCGTGACGCCATCATCGCGCACTCGGTACCGGAGGGCGCGCGAGGGCGGGCCTTCGGCTTCCACCGGGGCATGGACCACGCGGGGGCGGCGGCGGGCTCGTTGGTGGCCATGGGACTGGTGGCGGTGGGACTGCGCGCGGAGCAGGTGTTCCTAGCGGCGGCGGTGCCGGGCTTCCTCGCGCTCCTGTGCCTCTTCGTGGTGAAGGAGCCCGAGCGCGCGCCGGAGACGGTGGGGCGGGGTACGGCGCTGGTGCCGGTGCCGCGCAGGCTCGGGTACTACCTGGTGCCGGTGGTGCTGTTCGGCGTGGCGAACTCCACGGATGCGTTCCTCCTGCTGAAGCTCACGGAGGAGGGCGCTCCGGCGGCGCTGCTGCCCATGGCGTGGTTGATGCTGCACGTGGTGAAGGCGGCCGTCTCGTACCCGGCGGGCTGGCTGGCGGACCGGCTGGGCTCGTCGCGTGTGGTGCTGGCGGGGTGGGGGCTGTACGCGCTCAGCTACGTGGCGCTGTCGCAGGTGCGCGGCATCCCCGGCACGCTGGCCGTCATGGCCTTCTACGGGCTGTACCACGCGCTGGCGGAAGGCGCGGAGAAGTCGCTGCTCACGTCACTGGTGCCGCCGGCCGCGCGTGGACGCGCCTTCGGGCTCTACAACGGGCTCACGGGTGGAGCCTCGCTGGCCGCGGGCCTGCTGTTCGGCGCGGTGTGGACGCGCTGGGGCAGCGCGCCGGCCTTCCTCTCCGCGGGACTGCTGGCGGCGGTGAGCGCGGTGCTGCTGGTGGTGCTGCTGCCCCGGGCCCGGCCCACGGCGGCTTGAGCCTACAGGTCGAAGTCGCCGGGCGGTGGCTTCTTCTTGCCGCGCTTCGCACGCTCACGGGCCTCGCGGACCTCGGCGCGCAGGGCCTCGGTGGCCTCGCGGTCCACGCTCAGCGTCTCCAAATCCAACACGTCCCCTTCGCGCACTCCTTCCGGTAGCGCGCTCAGCGGGCGCGTCTCCTGGCGGCCCTCCACGACGAGCACGGCGATGTCGCCTTCGATGCGGTCCAGCGTGGCGCGAGTCATGCGCGACAGCTCCTCTACGGATTGCAGTCCCGGGCCGGCCGGCGGTTGCGCGCGGCCTCCTCGCGGGTCTTGAAGACGACGAGGTTCGATTCCTTTATCTTCGCCGCGTTCCGGCACGACGGAAGGTGGAAGACGTCCGCCTTGCTGCTGCCGACGTACGGCCCCGCCGACATGGCGCGCGACTCCGTGCCCTTGCGAGGCGTCCGCGTCTCCGTGCGTGACGACGGCGGAACATTCGCGGACGGCAGGTCGTCGATGTCCACCACCTGTCCATACTGCGTCGGGTTCGTCGGGCTCCTAGGGCCCTGCGAGCCACGGCCCGTCGAGGCCTTCGTCACGTCCGACTTCGGAGCCTCCGCCTTCGCGGCCTCCGGCTTCGGAACCCCCGCCTTCGCCGCCTCCGCCTTCGGGACCTGGGCCACCGGCGGCGAAGCCGTGTCACCGAGGCCGGCGAAGGTGTAGCGCGTGTCGCCCGGCACGCCGTCGGGCAGGCGCTGCGGGGTGACGACGAGCTGCTTCCCATCGCTCACCACCTGCACCTCGCCCGCCACGTCGGTGCGGAACACCTGCACGCCCGCGGCCTCCAGCCGCTTCAACGTGGCCGAGGCCGGTCCGCCGCTCTGGCCGCTCACGGAGATGACCGCCGCGCCAGGATGGACGGCCTTCAGGAAGGCCTCCGTGGTGGGGCCGTCCGCGCCGTGCGCCGCCACCTTGAGCACCGTGGCCCGCATGGGCATGCCGCGCTCCAGCAGGTGCTCCTCCGTCTTCGCGTGCGCGTCCCCCTCGAAGAGCACCGCCGTGTCGCCGTACGTCAGGCGCAGCACGACGGAGTTGGCCTCCAGCGCGGCGTCGGGCACGTCGAGCAGCTTCTCGGCCGGGTGGCGGGGCCACAGCACGTTCAGGTCCACGCCCGGGCCCAGCGGCAGGCGCAGTGGCGCGTTGGGCGTGGACTGCGACGGCGCCGTGGAGACGAACTCCACCCCCATGCCGCCGAGCCGGGTGAGCAGTGCGTCGTACTCGGGAGGGGTGGCCTCGAGCTGCGGCTCCATCAACTGCTTCGCGCCCACGCGGCGCAGCACCGCCTCCACCGCGCCGTGGTGGTCCGGGTGAGGGTGGGTGAGGATGACCAGGTCCAGCCGCCCCGTGAGCAACTCAGGGAGCCGGTTGAGCAGGTGGTCCGTCGCGGTGATGGGCCCCGTGTCCACCAGCACCGTGTGCCCCTCCGGCGACACGATGAGCGCCGCGTCCCCCTGGCCCACGTTGAAGAAGTAGACGTGCAGCTTCCCGTCCGGCCCCGCGCCGAAGTAGCGGCGAGCCTCCGCGGGGCGGGGAACCGCTGTTGGTGACGGAGGCGCGGACGGGGGAGGCTCCTGGCAGGCCGCCGCGGCCACCAGTACTCCCAGCAGGCACAGCAGACGCGGGCTCATGGGTGGCAGTCCTCGGCGGGGCGGCGCTCGCGCAGGGCGGCGGCGCGGCTGGAATAGACGGTGCGCTCGGACTTGGAGCGCTTCAAGGTCGCGCAGTCCTCGCGGTGGAACACCTTGCTGCCCTTCAGGCTGACGTAGGAGCCCGCCTCGCTCCGCGAGGATACGGGCGCGGAGTCCATCGTGCTCCGCGTGCTGACGGTGGCGCCGCTGCGCGCGCCGGGCTCGGGCTCCTTGTCCTTCGAGCCGCCACGCGCGCGCTTCGTGCTGGGGAGGATGGGGCCCAGCGCCACGGGGCCGGGCTTCACCGTGCCCGCCACCGTCAGCGGCGCGGCGCGGCCCTTCTCGGAGCGCAACGTGACGGTGGTGCCGTCGCTCACCGCCACCACCTCGCCGTCCAGGTCCGTGCGGAAGACGCGGGCACCCGACGCGTCCAGGCGCTGCAGGGCCTCGGCGGTGGGGTGGCCGTAGTCGTTGCCGGCGCCGCAGGAGATGACGGCGGCCTGCGGCTTCACGGCGGCGAGGAACGCGGCCGTGGACGAGTGCTTCCCGCCGTGGTGCGCCACCTTGAGCACGGTGGCGGAGAAGTCGATGCGCTTCTGGAGGAGGGCGGCCTCCGTGTCCGGCTCGGAGTCTCCGGTGAAGAAGAAGGCCGTCTTCCCGTACGTCAGCTTGGTGACGATGGAATTGGAGTTCGGGTCCGAGCGCGTGTCGTCCAGGAAGGGCTCCTGTGGCACGCGCGGCCAGAGCACCGTGAGCGCCACGCCCTCGCCCAGGCCGATGGTGAGCAGCGTCTGCGGCGCCTGCGGGCTGGGCTCCGGGGTCATCACCTGGCCCACCGTGTCGCCCACCACGTCCAGCAGTTCCTTGTACGCGTCGCTCGGGTGGTCGAAGCCCGGGTCCATGTAGCGCTTCGCCCCCACCGTCTTCAGTGCCAGGGCCAGGCCGCCCAGGTGGTCCAGGTGCGGGTGGGTGAGAATGACCAGGTCCAGCGGCTCCTTCACCAGCGTGCGCAGCCGGCGGGCCAGGGACTCGCGGGCCTCGGGCGGGCCGCCGTCGATGAGCACCGTCTTGCCCGTGGGGGACACGATGAGCGCCGCGTCCCCCTGGCCCACGTCGAAGAAGTACACCGTGAGTGGCTTCACGGTGGGAGCGAGCGAAGGCGCGGCCCGGCCCGGGAGCGAGGCGAGCAGGACGAAGACGAGGGTGAGCAGCCGGGCGAGTGACGTCACGTAGCGGACTCTACCGCTCTGCTCCGTCCCTCGGCATCAGGCAGGACGGCGGATGCGTGCTACCCGTGCGAGCGCTTCCCGAGGGGCGGGAAGTGGGCTATGGGGCGCGACATGTCCGACTCCCAGGACGTCTTCGCGAAGTTCCTCGAGGAGCTCGCCGACCAGGCCCGCCGCCGCATGGATGCCTGGAAGGAGTCCTCGCCCACCGAGCCCGGCGCGCCCGCTCCGGACTCCATGCCGTCCACCGGCCGCGTGGACATGGAGTCCATCCGCTCCCCGGCGGACCTGGCGCCCTACATCGACCACACGCTGCTCAAGCCCGAGGCCCGCGCCGAGGACGTGGTGAAGCTGGCCGAGGAGGCTCGGAAGCACGGCTTCGCCACGGTGTGCGTCAACAGCACGCACGTGGCCACCGCCGCGCGCGTGCTGGAGGGCTCCAACACGGTGCCCATCGCCGTGGTGGGCTTCCCGCTCGGCGCGTCGCTCCCGTCCGCCAAGGCCTTCGAGGCGCGCGAGGCCATCCGCGCGGGGGCGCGGGAAATCGACATGGTGCTCAACGTGGGCGCGCTCAAGGCGCACGACTACGCGCGGGTGCACCGGGACATCGCCACCGTGGTGGAGGCCAGCCTCCCGCTGCCGGTGAAGGTGATTCTGGAGACGGCGCTGCTCACGGACGAGGAGAAGGTGCTCGCCTGCGCCCTGTCCAAGGCCGCCGGGGCCGCCTTCGTGAAGACGTCCACCGGCTTCGGCCCGGGTGGCGCCACCGCCGAGGACGTGGCGCTGATGCGCCGCGTGGTGGGCGAGGACGTGGGCGTGAAGGCGTCCGGCGGCATCCGCTCCGCCGAGGACGCGATGAAGATGCTGCGCGCGGGCGCCAACCGCCTGGGCGCGTCCGCGTCCGTGGCCATCGTCAGCGGGCAGACCTCCACCGGGAAGTACTGACACGGCGGTACGACGTGAACGCGAAACAGCGAGAGGAATTCAAGAAGCTGCTCCTGGCGCTCCACGCCGAGCTGACGGGGAAGACGCCCCAGCGAATCGAGCCCAACCGCACCGACGACGCGCGCATCGGCGGCGACGAGGACGAGCAGCCCCTCAACGAGATGATGCAGGCCATCGCCTCCAACCGGAACCGGAACATGGACGGCGTGCTGGCCCGCGTGGTGAAGGCGCTGGGCAAGCTGCGCGACGACCCGGACTCCTATGGCGAGTGCGAGGAGTGCGGCGACGAGCTGCCCCTGGGGCGGCTGCGCGCCATGCCGTACGCGGAGTTCTGCGTGACGTGCCAGTCCTCGAAGGACGGCCCCAAAGGCCCCGCCACCCGCAAGAAGCTCACCGACTACAGCTGATCGACCACCCCTGAACAGCAGGCGCGCGGGCCACGTGCTCCGTGCGCCCTTGACGGCTACACGAGGCCCAACGCGCATGGACACCACTGGACTGAAAGAGCGGGCCGAGGCCTGGCGGCAGGCGGACCCCGACTCCACCACCGCCGCGGAGCTGGCACAGCTCCTGGAAAAGGGCGACTGGACGGAGCTGGCGGACCGCTTCGCCGGTGACTTGGAGTTCGGCACCGCGGGCCTGCGCGGCGTGCTGGGCGCCGGCCCCAACCGCATGAACCGCGCCGTGGTGCGCCGGACGACGGCGGGCCTCGCGCGCTACCTCAAGGCCCACGTGCCGGACGTGGCCACGCGCGGAGTCGTCGTCGGACGCGACGCGCGCCGCCTGAGCGCGGAGCTGACCGAGGACACCGCCGCCGTGCTCGCCGCGGAGGGCATCCCCGCGCACGTCTTCCCGACGCCGGTGCCCACGCCGGTGACGGCCTTCGCCGCGCTGCACCTGAACGCCGCCGCGGCCATCATGGTGACGGCCAGCCACAACCCGCCCGAGTACAACGGCTACAAAGTCTATTGGGGCAACGGCGCCCAAATCATCCCCCCGCACGACACCGGCATCGCGGCGTCCATTGCCCGGGTAGAGGCCGCCAACCGCGTGCCGCTGCTGACGCCCGCGGACGCGCGCGCGAAGGGGCTCTGGAAGGACCTGGGCAACGAAGTAGGGGAGGCGTACCTGCGCGCCATCCTCGGGCTGCGCGTGCACCAGCGCGGCTCCCAGACGCTGTCCATCGCCTACACCGCCATGCACGGCGTGGGCGGCGTCTGGGCGGAGCGCGCCCTGCGCGAGGCGGGCTTCCCGCGCTTCACCGCCGTGGCCGAGCAGCAAGAGCCCGACGGCCGCTTCCCCACCGTGCGCTTCCCCAACCCGGAGGAGCCCGGCGCCATGGACCTGTCGCTCGCCACGGCCGAGCGCGTGCGCGCGGACCTGGTGCTGGCCAATGACCCGGACGCGGACCGGCTCGCCGTCATGGCGCGCGACGCGGACGGCCGCATGCGCATGCTCACCGGCAACGAGGTGGGCGTGCTGCTGGGCCACTACGTGCTCACCCAGGGCACCAAGCGCGCGCGGCCGTACGTCGTCACCACCATCGTCTCGTCCACGCAGTTGGGCGACATCGCCCGCGCGCTGGGCGCCGCGTTTGACGAAGTCCTCACCGGCTTCAAGTGGATTGCCAACCGCGCCCTGGAGCGCGAGCGCACCGAGGGCACGCAGTTCGTCTTCGGCTACGAGGAGGCGCTCGGCTACACCGTGGGCACGGTGACGCGCGACAAGGACGGCGTCGGCGCGGCGGTCGTCATGGCGGACCTCGCCGCGTGGTGCGAGTCGCGCGGCACCACCGTGCTCGGCTACCTGGAGGAAATCCAGCGCCGCCACGGCCTCTACGTGGGCGGCCAGCGCAACGTCACGCTGCCCGGCGCCGCGGGTGCGCAGACCATCCGCGCCATCATGGACGCCTTCCGCGCCTCGCCGCCCAAGCGCATCGGCAGCGCGCAGGTGAGCGCCGTGCGCGACTACAAGCAGGGCACGGGCGGGCTGCCCCCGTCCAACGTGCTCGCCTTCGAGCTGGAGGGCGGCGGCCGCGTCACCCTCCGCCCGTCCGGCACCGAGCCGAAAATCAAGTACTACTTCGAGCTCAAGGAGTCGCTCACCGCCGGAGAGCCGCTGGCCCGCGCCCGCGAGCGCGCGGAGGGGCGGCTGGCCCGGTTCATCGATGACTTCATCGCGCTCGCGCGTGAGCGCGGGCAACCCACCTGAGTCTTGAATCACACCTCACATTTCCGGCCGCGCCCCCGCGTGGCCGCCGCAGAAAGGCACCGTGTGAAGCGCCTCGTTCCCGGAGTCCTCCTCGCCTGCTTCCTGGCCCTTCCCGGCACCGCGCTGGCGCAGCGCGGCCAGGGCTGGTCCCTCCTCGCCGCCGACACGCTGGGGCGGGGCAACACCGCCTTCTCCGCGCAGATTGGCTGGCCCGGCCTCACGCTCGGCCTGCTTCACGGCGGCTCGGAGCGCTTCGACATCGGCGGCAAGTTCACCTTCAACTGGGGCCGCGAGGGCTGGGTCCGCTTCACGGACCCCGGCATCAAGCTCCAGGCGTGGATGCGGCTGCTCCTGGCGCAGAAGGGCAACATCTCCCTGGCGCTCACCTTCCAGCCGGGCCCGCTCTTCTACTTCCCCGAGGGGGACACGGACGTGGGCCTCGCGCTGCCCGTGGCCCTCGTGGTGGGCATCCCCGCCGGCAGCGCCGTGATGGTGAACCTGGGGCTGGACATGCCCTTCCACGTCTACTTCGGCGAGGGCATCGGTCCGGTGTTCCCCATCCTCGTGGGCGGCGGGCTGGAGTACTTCATCGACCGGAGCCTCGCCGTGAACTTCAACATCCGGATGGGCCCGTCGCTGATTCCGGACTTCGAGGCGACGGAGTTCACCCTGGAGGCGCTGGTGGGCGTGGGCTACCGCTTCTAGGCGGCAGCCCCGCCGTCCACCGCGGCTACCAGGAGGACGTCTGCTCGGGCAGCTCCACCGTGAAGGTGCTGCCCAGGTTGACGCGGCTCTGCACCGTGAGCCGGCCGCCCATGGCTTCCACCAGGGCGCGCCCCACGGTGAGGCCCAGGCCGGCGCCCTTCTCCGGCGCCTTCGTCGTGTAGTAGGGCTCGAAGACGGCGCTGATTTCGTCCTCGAAGATGCCGATGCCGGTGTCCTTGACGAACATCCGGGGGCCGAAGTCGCCGAAGATGTCCGGCAGCTCCACGCCCACGTGGATGCGGCGCGGGCGGTCCGTCACGTCCTCCACCGCATCCGCCGCGTTGGCCAGCAGCTCCACCAGCACCTGCTCCAGCTGGCGCCGGTTGAAGACCACCGCAATCGGGTCCTCCGTCAGCAGCACCTTCACCTCGGCCGAGCCGAGCCGGCCTGCGGCACGCATCCGCTCCACCACGCCGGGGACCAGATCACGCAAATCAAAGCGCTGGATGTCCTTGGGGCTGGTGGGGCCGAGCGACAGCAGGTGCTGGCCGTGCAGCCGCATCTGCTCGCCCGCCACGCCCAGCTTCTTGAGCTCCGCGGGGTCCGGCGGCAGGCCCTGCATGGCGCGGCTCTGCACGTGCGCCAGGGCGCGCTGCATGTCCTCGCCCACCCGGCCCAGGTTCTGCGCCACGTCCGCCGCCAGCGTGCCCAGGCGCGCCAGCCGCTCCATCTCCACCCAGCGGGTGCGCGGGTCCAACAGCGCTTCCGGGCGCAGGCCGCCCGCGTCGCGGTGGGCCTTCAGCTCCAGCAGCGTGTGGATGCGGACCTTCAGCTCCAGCGGGTCCAGCGGCTCGGTGATGAGCAGATCATCAACTCCCGCTTCCAGTACCTCGCGGCGCGTCTGCCGGTCCGCGCTGGGCGTCAGCATGAGCACGGGGAGGGACGGGTTCTCCAGCTCCGCCTGGAGGCGCCGGTAGGCCGCGAGGCCGTCCGTGCCGGGGCGCTGCACGTCCAGCAGCACCAGGTCCGCTGACTGCCGGGACGCTGTCGCCGCCGCCGCCTTCCCGCTGGCGGGGAGTACGTCATAGCCGGCCGGTGAGAGGATGGAGTACAGCCGCTCCATGCCGCCCGACTGCACGTCCACGGCCAGCACGCGGGGCCGGTACGCAGCAGCGCTTCCCGTCGTCTCCAGCATCACGCCACCCCCACCAGGTGACCGGGCAGCAACGCCCGGCGATTCCATGCAGACCCTACGGACCGCATACCGGACTGGATGCGACTTCCCCCCCGGAGCCTGCGTCCAGTCCGGTACGCGGTCCGAATCCAGGCAATGACCTATGCGAGGCGCGTGCCGGGACGGCGGAAGGGCTCCGATCGCCGCCTGACGAAAGGCGGGCGAAACTATCCCTGTAACGGCGCGGGGTTGGATTGTTGCCTCCAGGGCGGAACCCCCACCGGCGGTGTTGAGCGCGCGATGGATGGGGGTCACTCTTGACCAGGAATCACAAAAGACCCGGGTATGAAAATACCCCGACCCATGGGAGGGCTTACCGCGATTCCTGCTCGTACGGCACGCCGAGTGCGGCGGGGGCGTTGCCGCGCTGTCCCTGGAGGGTGAGGAGGGCAAGGGTGAGCACGTAGGGGAGGGCCTGCAACATGCCCTGCGGTACGACGTCCAGGAGGCCCGGCGCGCTGGAGGCGAGGCCGATTCGAAGCGCGTCGCCGAAGGTGAAGAAGAGTGCGGCGAGGAAGGCGCCCACGGGCGTCCAGCGGCCGAACACCATGGCCGCCAGGGCGATGAAGCCCAGGCCCGCGGGGGTGTGCTGCTCGAAGCGGCCCAGCACGCACGTGGACAGCACGGCGCCGCCCAGGCCCGCCATCAGCCCTCCGCCCAGCACCGCGCCCCAGCGCAGCCCGGCGACGCTCAGGCCCAGCGTGGCCACGGCGTGGGGCTTGTCGCCCACCGCGCGCAGGCGCAGGCCCAGCGGCGTGCGCGCCAGGAGGCCCTGGAGGACGAAGGGCAGCACCAGCGCGAGGTACGTGGGCGCGGAGTGTCCGGACAGCGCGCTCAGCACCGGCACGGACTGGAGGCCGGGGATGTTCCAGCGCGTGGCGCCTTCGATGGCCGGCGTGCCGTTGGGGCCGTAGAGGGACTCCAGGAGGAAGCTGCCGCCGGCCAGGGCCACGAGGTTGAGGGCGATGCCGGACACCACCTGGTCCGAGCGCCAGCGGATGCTGAGGAAGCCGTGCACCGCGGCCAGCGCCGCGCCCGCGAGCATGCCCACGGCGACGGCCAGGGGCAGCGGCATCTTCAGCGCCGCCACCGCCGCGCAGAAGGCGCCCACGCGCATCATCCCCTCCATGCCCACCGACACCACGCCGGCGCGCTCGGAGAGCACCGCGCCCAGCGCCGCGAAGACGAGCGCGGGCGCCGCGTCCAGCGTGGAGAAGAGCAGCGCGCGGAGAATCTCAAGCACGGGGCACCTGCGCGGTGGAGGCAGTGCTGGACGTGACGGCCGGCGCGGAGGACTCGCGGCGGCGCAGCAGGGCGAGCCACACCTGGCGGCCGGCGACGAAGAGCAGCGCGAGGCCCTGGATGAGCTCGGGGAAGGTGGGGTGCACGTGGAGCATCTGCATGCGCGTGCCGCCCGCGCGCAGCACGCCGAAGAAGAGCGCGGCCAGCATGGCGCCCAGCGGGTGGTTGTTGCCGATGAGGGCGATGGCGATGCCGTCGAAGCCGTAGGGCGCGCCCAGCGTGCCGGGGTAGCGCCCCTCGGTGCCCAGTACCAGCACCGCGCCCGCCAGTCCCGCCATGGCCCCGGCCAGCGCCATGGCCACGCCGGTGCGCCGGGCCACCGGGACGCCGGCGGTGCGCGCGGCCTCGGCGCCCAGGCCCACCGCGCGCGTCTCGAAGCCGGAGCGCGTACGCGACAGCCACAGCCACAGCGCCACCGCGAGCAGCAGCGCCAGCGGGAAGCCCAGGTTGAGGCGGGACAGGTCGCCCAGGAGCCGGGGCAGCACGGCGGTGGGCTGGATTTCGGCGGTGCCGGTGAT comes from Pyxidicoccus parkwaysis and encodes:
- a CDS encoding ComEC/Rec2 family competence protein, whose protein sequence is MTSLARLLTLVFVLLASLPGRAAPSLAPTVKPLTVYFFDVGQGDAALIVSPTGKTVLIDGGPPEARESLARRLRTLVKEPLDLVILTHPHLDHLGGLALALKTVGAKRYMDPGFDHPSDAYKELLDVVGDTVGQVMTPEPSPQAPQTLLTIGLGEGVALTVLWPRVPQEPFLDDTRSDPNSNSIVTKLTYGKTAFFFTGDSEPDTEAALLQKRIDFSATVLKVAHHGGKHSSTAAFLAAVKPQAAVISCGAGNDYGHPTAEALQRLDASGARVFRTDLDGEVVAVSDGTTVTLRSEKGRAAPLTVAGTVKPGPVALGPILPSTKRARGGSKDKEPEPGARSGATVSTRSTMDSAPVSSRSEAGSYVSLKGSKVFHREDCATLKRSKSERTVYSSRAAALRERRPAEDCHP
- a CDS encoding MFS transporter; translation: MARAATGRLPRAVVLLGVVSLLTDVSSEMIFPLLPVFLAARFPAAPLLLGAMEGLSDLVSALLKYRSGLWSDQARRLKPLVLVGYGVSSLARPLMAFVTLAWHPLVIRALDRVGKGVRSSPRDAIIAHSVPEGARGRAFGFHRGMDHAGAAAGSLVAMGLVAVGLRAEQVFLAAAVPGFLALLCLFVVKEPERAPETVGRGTALVPVPRRLGYYLVPVVLFGVANSTDAFLLLKLTEEGAPAALLPMAWLMLHVVKAAVSYPAGWLADRLGSSRVVLAGWGLYALSYVALSQVRGIPGTLAVMAFYGLYHALAEGAEKSLLTSLVPPAARGRAFGLYNGLTGGASLAAGLLFGAVWTRWGSAPAFLSAGLLAAVSAVLLVVLLPRARPTAA
- a CDS encoding DUF3006 domain-containing protein, with protein sequence MTRATLDRIEGDIAVLVVEGRQETRPLSALPEGVREGDVLDLETLSVDREATEALRAEVREARERAKRGKKKPPPGDFDL
- a CDS encoding phospho-sugar mutase, which encodes MDTTGLKERAEAWRQADPDSTTAAELAQLLEKGDWTELADRFAGDLEFGTAGLRGVLGAGPNRMNRAVVRRTTAGLARYLKAHVPDVATRGVVVGRDARRLSAELTEDTAAVLAAEGIPAHVFPTPVPTPVTAFAALHLNAAAAIMVTASHNPPEYNGYKVYWGNGAQIIPPHDTGIAASIARVEAANRVPLLTPADARAKGLWKDLGNEVGEAYLRAILGLRVHQRGSQTLSIAYTAMHGVGGVWAERALREAGFPRFTAVAEQQEPDGRFPTVRFPNPEEPGAMDLSLATAERVRADLVLANDPDADRLAVMARDADGRMRMLTGNEVGVLLGHYVLTQGTKRARPYVVTTIVSSTQLGDIARALGAAFDEVLTGFKWIANRALERERTEGTQFVFGYEEALGYTVGTVTRDKDGVGAAVVMADLAAWCESRGTTVLGYLEEIQRRHGLYVGGQRNVTLPGAAGAQTIRAIMDAFRASPPKRIGSAQVSAVRDYKQGTGGLPPSNVLAFELEGGGRVTLRPSGTEPKIKYYFELKESLTAGEPLARARERAEGRLARFIDDFIALARERGQPT
- a CDS encoding TraR/DksA family transcriptional regulator, translated to MNAKQREEFKKLLLALHAELTGKTPQRIEPNRTDDARIGGDEDEQPLNEMMQAIASNRNRNMDGVLARVVKALGKLRDDPDSYGECEECGDELPLGRLRAMPYAEFCVTCQSSKDGPKGPATRKKLTDYS
- the deoC gene encoding deoxyribose-phosphate aldolase: MSDSQDVFAKFLEELADQARRRMDAWKESSPTEPGAPAPDSMPSTGRVDMESIRSPADLAPYIDHTLLKPEARAEDVVKLAEEARKHGFATVCVNSTHVATAARVLEGSNTVPIAVVGFPLGASLPSAKAFEAREAIRAGAREIDMVLNVGALKAHDYARVHRDIATVVEASLPLPVKVILETALLTDEEKVLACALSKAAGAAFVKTSTGFGPGGATAEDVALMRRVVGEDVGVKASGGIRSAEDAMKMLRAGANRLGASASVAIVSGQTSTGKY
- a CDS encoding AgmX/PglI C-terminal domain-containing protein, giving the protein MNFTCDNCQKRYSIADEKVRGKTVKVRCKNCQNVITVEGPSLPLEESTRVVSLADVERIRAQERSLAEPEAAAPVAAAAPVARAPAAALQTPWDDEPTRAVPLKPAGSPWFVMVRNKQEGPLDEGALRELVATGTVSGRSFFWQQGMADWKRGSDIAELAGLFAAPPAPEPPPPPPPPVEEPAPAPAPSRAQRGAPARREPEPQAFMPEPEPQPAQDDQQPEWDPDQDAPERTYFGEPDPRSEPEPRPQQGRRGQAAAPAASAAPLNDDLFSDLDLPGNRGAGDDDGQEQHEDPLAALGGGDPEERQPVEDTRHFAAKSGVTRRNPAWKYAVAVLLLLIVPLGGAYVLSETLGVVPLRVKTVDAEGHPVEQPIFSTRGVGALRDKLLGREPPPAPAPAPKPAAPPSEKRPAAQPESAPAPTGQAPAGGGTQTGATPPPSAEKLQAVYADSGKKDVGPDVRKDAEVAATDSDDVGGPSDEEVERVVDKAQDAFKACVENELRKNPSFRVGKVTLTATVGSSGKVKAATLDKKDLNRSPVGTCIKDRAKNMVFSAFSGDDVDLEIPLVLSGTL
- a CDS encoding ComEC/Rec2 family competence protein; protein product: MSPRLLCLLGVLVAAAACQEPPPSAPPSPTAVPRPAEARRYFGAGPDGKLHVYFFNVGQGDAALIVSPEGHTVLVDTGPITATDHLLNRLPELLTGRLDLVILTHPHPDHHGAVEAVLRRVGAKQLMEPQLEATPPEYDALLTRLGGMGVEFVSTAPSQSTPNAPLRLPLGPGVDLNVLWPRHPAEKLLDVPDAALEANSVVLRLTYGDTAVLFEGDAHAKTEEHLLERGMPMRATVLKVAAHGADGPTTEAFLKAVHPGAAVISVSGQSGGPASATLKRLEAAGVQVFRTDVAGEVQVVSDGKQLVVTPQRLPDGVPGDTRYTFAGLGDTASPPVAQVPKAEAAKAGVPKPEAAKAEAPKSDVTKASTGRGSQGPRSPTNPTQYGQVVDIDDLPSANVPPSSRTETRTPRKGTESRAMSAGPYVGSSKADVFHLPSCRNAAKIKESNLVVFKTREEAARNRRPARDCNP